The following are from one region of the Sardina pilchardus chromosome 4, fSarPil1.1, whole genome shotgun sequence genome:
- the LOC134077713 gene encoding uncharacterized protein LOC134077713 — MVHKKRGAFDLNRCTMRQLVQLSGISQGSARRLVRFRGRQIRKAKHMNAERQAHLKRRQDLMAELCEEVPPRRRMARASNNANSSKNPPPVQTDKGQQINSKEEQRQVMMQMKTSTKSASNEQTSHPMTELLSESVKTSPAMKHSPDETEPYMSDYQKPSLKCQCFRKASVSKDDRPYCRVCGAAEMCWVTCRQQKLLKSHVCKAESRMRRREKDKKAPMDKESRKSSQGQCVLL, encoded by the exons ATGGTTCACAAGAAGAGGGGAGCATTTGACCTTAACCGCTGCACAATGCGGCAACTGGTGCAGCTGTCAGGAATATCCCAGGGCAGTGCTAGAAGGTTGGTGCGATTCCGGGGACGACAAATAAGAAAGGCAAAGCATATGAATGCAGAAAGACAAGCACATCTCAAGAGAAGGCAGGACCTTATGGCAGAACTATGTGAAGAGGTCCCCCCGAGACGCAGAATGGCTAGAGCTTCAAACAATGCTAATTCAAGTAAGAATCCACCACCAGTCCAAACAGATAAAGgacaacaaataaatagcaaAGAAGAACAGAGACAGGTGATGATGCAGATGAAGACCTCCACAAAGAGCGCTTCAAATGAACAGACTTCCCACCCTATGACAGAACTTCTGTCAGAATCAGTGAAGACTTCTCCAGCCATGAAACACTCTCCTGATGAGACTGAGCCATACATGTCAGACTACCAAAAACCCA GTTTGAAATGCCAGTGCTTTCGAAAAGCTTCAGTTTCCAAGGATGACAGGCCTTACTGTAGAGTCTGTGGTGCAGCAGAGATGTGCTGGGTGACATGCAGACAGCAGAAGCTTCTCAAATCACATGTGTGCAAGGCAGAGTCcaggatgaggagaagagagaaggacaaaaaGGCTCCTATGGACAAAGAATCAAGAAAAAGCTCCCAAGGGCAGTGTGTCCTTCTGTAG